From Cydia strobilella chromosome 3, ilCydStro3.1, whole genome shotgun sequence:
AATTCTGATAAAAACAATCTCTTTCATTCTACCTgcagaataaaatcaataccAAGCCAAGCTCCTCGTTTAGTTACGCTTAAATAAATCTATACAATTTTCCACCTAACTACAATTAGCCGACCCGACCACTTGCCATTCAATAAAGTCCCCGGTTTCCCCTCTCTCCCCACCTGTTGCAAcgagtttgtttacattttgcaGGCATTACTCGAAAGCGGTCGACCTTCTCGAACACTGTAGTACATACTATGTAAGCCTCAAAGGAAAATAAACCTTAACACGTTGATATTTAAGTTGGATTGTACTCGGTGTTTATTTCACTTATGATGTtagtaataattattgttatgaATTGGCCGGATTATCGTCTGGTGTGATTTAAGTGAGTGAGCTTGATACAATCTTTTTAAATTAGATACAGAAGCCATGAGACAGACAAAGTTGACTTTTGGTACACTGTATTTTTGTGTTCAAtcctacgtaggcgaacaccaCGCAAACGCGAaacgaagcgatgcggcgcggggtgaatcaatactttgataagtacctatagaagtgtcctacgtgggcgatgtcgttgcgaacgccgtgggcccgccacgccgcgccacgcaccgcgccgcgccgcttcgcttcgcgtatgcgacttgttcgcttacgtaagacgcagcgtgaTACGAaactagccgccgccatacaatcaaagttaagCTAGGACACATACGTACCAACACTCACCACACCTTTACAACCCTACGACACATCTATTCTATTCAGACATTATAAAGgcaattttattagaaataggacaattattcattactattataacataatttattcattgatagtctgttagtgaccggttctagcagaattaccagtgcttcgctcgaaagagtggagtgtataactgagccagaacccttttgttttgctgcaacgcatacagcaattctacggtttatttctttttgagttttgttttttatcttaatgttgcttttttgtatctcttctgtttcttttgttaaatatgtgtgtataacgaataaatggtttatctatctatctatcaaagtTAAGCttacattttaaaacgacagtgaaataacatgaagtttgacatgaacattcaagtacctaacataatacattttcaattgAATCGATATGAATTCATTAAATTCTcccctcatctactcgaaggttagctgcggtggcagcatggttgcatttttatcacctgtcactatgcctgtcactttcgcacttacatacttgttagaacgtgacaggcgtggtgacaggcgataaaaatgcgaccgtgctgagCCCGCAAGAAGAGATCGCTCATatggataagttcgcctttgtacctctatttctgtaaattgtattaattgtattaaTCTTAGGTAGTTTTCGTTGCAGTGCTATTGCtacaaattgtaatacaaagaaattagagcaagtagaagttttacatacaaaacttggaGACGGGTTAGTGTGAcccggcaagctcagttctcaatacaaacgtagttacgctctcattttaaaacgactaggtctgaaactttttatttacaataatgtaagggatatctaggtctgtaattagtttatgtatcttcagataccatagtaaaaaaatacagcgaatttaagtttttcatacaaaacttgtttttcctctattttatttgttttataaactggagctatataaactgatTATAGACCTAGATATCATAATCATGtaattgtatatgcaaagtttcgttaaaatccaacccgtagttttaaaatgagaacgaaactccgtttgtatgggaaggtgaaattcggccgagcttgtcaGGAATTCTTAATGGCAGATTGTGAGATCACAACTACGAATGGCTATTTTATTATGCCGTATACTTCCGGTAtcgatattattattaactaatttctattatttttttacttagcaGCAGTGTGATATTGTAACATTCTTAGGATTGTAGCACGCGATTCTTCTTAATTTGTAGGAACTCGAAATTAATTAGTATGCCATGGGCATGGAGTACCGTAATCTAATCAATACCTTACTAATAGTAGCCCATTACTTCAAAGGCCATTAAATAGGGAATTGCTGGCCGAGTGTGACAATGGGCGAGAAAAGCGAAGTCGTTGTCACACGACTGGCTGTTTCTGGTATGTAGGTAAAATCTTTTTTTTggataataatttaatacatttatgAAATCTAAAAGCTAGCTTAAATCTataataggcccttgaggcattgtaacAAGGAAGCTGGTGGCATTTCTTTGCTgcatcgcaatgctgatacctACCCAATTTCCTTGCAGCCCTTGCAGGCGCTGATTTGCCGTGTCCAAAACGTTATGCGTTATGttattataaatcaaataatgTCAATTgcacatgtttgagaaaaatatgcGTTCTTGTTTAGCATATCAAGGTCATTGGCGTTACTGTTACTGTTTCCCATTAGTCTTATCGCTATAGGAATGTTGCCTTTTTATCGCCACGGCTAGCATGTTATTAATTGCGCAGGTCGTAGGCTTATAGCACCTACTCTGTCAAGTTttgtaactgaaaaaaaatacttgaaatctaattatattatgataaaatacaaaaaagaaacaataagaCGCAAATAGGCGTCTGGTCGGTCTATTATAATAGtcattgatttttttaaattcctttaAGCTCTAATTTCTATCAACGAAAACGATAGCAGAAGCAGACtaagatatatattatgttacctGCTTGAATGGCTACATAAAATTACAAGTGATTTTGATTTCAGcagaatgtcgttttaatgCGAGCGTAAttggagcattccatgaaattgtccaccgttgtcccgtacgaacgcgaattttctgaagatttaCAGGTATAAGTTTCCTTTTCTATGACAAATGGTGAAAAATATGGGCAAAAAAATAATCGCTTGctttaaatgcaaaaaaaaaggcTCAACTGGAAATCAAATGCGTCTGTACGGGACAGTCCGTGGAATGCTCCAATTTCGATTTGTGTGACTTATTGTGTGTGTTCCCATCTACAACGACAACGTGTAACGCTATCTAGATTTACAGTCTTTTATATTCACTTGCCTTTATCAATATGTTTTGGAAATAGTAAACTATAACCTGTTATGACTGGCGCTACTACTTACGTTCACAACAAAAATGTTGACAAACAAACTTTCATCATTACATAAAACGATGTGTCATCGTTGACGCTCAGCATATTGATTTGTGTGTCTATAGAGGTTATTGGTCTTCTGTGATCTTATGTAATGGTTAGTTAAggaaccttcaagaaaagagcgtacgtcgagttcataaatatgtatacattaagcggtcaccgtagcctgtGTTACATGCATGTTACTGGCCCTAACATCCCGCACCCTATGGCACTAcacaggaacacaacactatcaGCAGCAAActaactaatttatttatttatttattcatttataaatacgtttacacgacTTTACAGTAAACCAATACGTCATGAAACTAGCACATAACATGaactaaatatgttttaataatcTTAGCCGGTTTTATTCTGTTTGTGTGTTTTCTTCAGTATGTATAATTAGTTTGATACAcacttaggtacctatgtgCGTTCACAAGTAGAAATTTTATAAGCACTCATAGCTTgaacaacattttaaaaattaaccattaaccaaaAATTGGCATGTATATGTAAATAGCATGCAATATTTAGCGTGTATAGTTGAATCTAGCGCCTTCTAGGTAAATAGTAGGATAGGATTTGTGGGAACTCCTCACTTtagtatatataataaatttacattagatactaaaaaaaccggccaagagtgCATGTCGGACTTGagttccaaaagggttccgtaaaaCCTACAACATTATTCAGTATACACACCAATCTTGAGATTTATATGTTAAAGCGTATTCGAGATATTTAATATCTTTTCTTTAACAAAATCTAACAAATACCTGTTTCTTGTTTGCCAACTTTGCATACTTaagtttcaaaatattctcAAAATCGGAACAAGTTGCGAAAATACAGTAATAATGTAATagtttttttccattttaataCAATCTGTTGAATTACACATATAATACTTACATAGAAACATTACAAAACCTTTAACCACCCTCTTTTGTAAGTCGGGTAGAGAAATACAATTACGAACATAaccaatttgttttattatattttataggaatgtaagtacctatcgaCTAATACATGCAATAAATAATTGCAAGTTGCAACGTCAATGCTATCCTACTTTTTCCTTTAAAACTTTTGAATgcccatacaaaataaaactctTTATACTTCGAAATAGTCGTAGAAAGTCTAATTAAATCAACAAAGACGTGTCAATCAAACCGCAATCAGTTTTAACCCGAAAAAACCAAGTACTTTCTCTAGTGGGAATTGGGAATCCCATCTTAAAAGAAGCCTTTGAAACCGTATCGTCAACAAAACAAGGAAAACGTAAGCGTCGAGTGACCTACTGCTAACGGTACACCCACACTACGCTGGCCGCAGAAGTGGTCAAACGTTGGTCATTTTATTATAgaaagtatttgtttttatcatTTTGTCGAGAACTCAttggtttttttatgtttttgtaaatatgtttggattatgtaaatattttttatattttctgatTCGCATGTCTTCCGGCTGAATGCGCTGATACCAACATCTATTATGTATGATGACAACATCTTATTATTTACGCGCATTTTTagcatataaaattttgaagtTTGAAATTATTGCAATCTATTGAACTacgaaaacaatattatttgCCATTCTTACTTATTCAGTATGCTCAATAACATATTACTCATTAATAAAAGATTACTCATCAATAAAGTAAGCTGTTTACTTAAAACCAGCTCTATAAACATGAGTCAACCGCTTTCACGCATTGTGCCAGCAGTTGGCGACCACAGGCGCGCGCGCAGTTATCAATGAACGGTTCTGGAACATTCTCCCCACACGGCCGAAGCCTATATAAGGCCCGCCGGACGCCGCGACCGGCATAACATTACGAAAGCCGTACGAGAACACGCGAACGATGCATAAATACGTTGCTCTAGCATTGCTGCTGCTTGCAGGCGCGCAAGCCCGCAAACACCACCACAAACATGAAGACCCATTCGCGGCTCTGGACCAACAACTCTCACACTCCCTAGCCTTCCACTACCTCTGGCCATGGAGTCAACTCGTCCAAGCCGCCGCCGCCATGGATGACGAGGACAACCTCGAAGAACCACAAATAACATCAGACCCGAAAGGCTTCGAAATCAATATGAACGTCAAGAGATTCAAGCCTGAAGAACTCAGGGTCAAAGTTAAAGACCAGTACATTATTGTAGAAGGAAGACACAGAGTGACGTCTGATAATACGCGATTCATGGCTAATCACTTCGTCCAGCGCTTCAATCTTCCTCCTGGAACTAAGCAGGAGGAAGTTAAGGCTGTGTTGAAGGAGAATGGCATCTTAAGCATCTCTGCGCCTAGACACGAAGTACCACCTCCACCACCTGAAAGGATAGTCCCCATCGAAGTGAGACTGCCTCAGCCTTCTTCCGAAAAACCAACAGAAACTCCCACCGACGCTTCTACAGAAAAGATAGAAACGTCATCTGAAAAACTGGAAACTACACCAGAAAAAATCGAAACTCCAACGGAGAAAATCGAAGCTTCATCGGAGAAAATCGAAACTTCGTCAAAAAAGGTTCCTGAAATGGAACTGGAAGCTTCCACGGAAAAAGAAGAGTCACTACTGGAATTCCAACTGGCCGACAAGGGGCACCATGTTGGAAAAATCAGGAAGAAGGAGCTGAAGAATACTTCAAAACACGTAAAAGACAACGAAGTGTCTAAAGGAGACGGAAATGGCTTAGATTACGCTCTCATAGAGGCGGAAGAGTGAACGCAAGGGTAGTTATACCTTAAAAGACTGATAGCTTTAAAGCGGTGCTGTGAAAACTATAACCTCGTTTGGTTTCGGACGTATAGGCATATTCTTATTGGTGCGCGAGCGTGGGCGAGTGGATAGTTCTTGTGCGAACCAGTGTAAATGGATCTCTAGGTTTGTTATAGCTAAAGAGCGCTCCTTATACAGGTTTCCTTGAGCGGTCACGTATCCCACGCTTTTCGTGCGAATGAAATTAAGTCCTTGCTTCGAAAAATCGATACGTTGTCGCTTTGACTGTGAAATCGAGGAATTGGCGAAATAGCGAAACTATGTTAATCCGACAAGGTACATGTGTAAGGAATTGTGTAACTCGTATGAGGGTGTATTTGTGCCTCAATTGCCATTGAAAACAGGCACTTGTACACGCTTAGTGACATTTAATTTACGATgtcattaaaaagttttttattgttAGTCAGACCTAGAGGCTAAACTAAGATTTATAAACGTTATTTTGTTTcgtgaataaaaatgttatttattttaagctattattttgtttcattttagaTAGATCTTCGCAGTTCATCATAATTAGATGCATATAAAAATAGCTTCTGTCACCACAGAAGGCGACAGATTTTAATAACAGACTGGATTAACATTAATCTCTTGTGTACCAAATTGTGAAATCTAAGTTAATTTTGTTACGCGTCGATATTTATAACTATGTATGGTACATATAAAGCTGAATTtaattgacacaaaaaaaatcttgcttAAGCCAGGGTTCATTGATACCTAGAAATTACTTGTCAACAGGCAAATCTTCTTTTAGTACTTTTATTGCCTTAACggataccgtaaaatggtcctattTTGCTCCTTGGTgctcattgttatttatatactcagataaacgaaattgtatgtatattttgacTTGCTACGTTAGTCATATCAATTTCTCATTTTTGGCGGGGCCCATTAGTTTGGCGCAGTGGACTTGGTTGGTTtggtgttgttatagcggcagacggacagactgacggacaatGGAATCTtggtcaaagtcaaagtcaatataatctttattcaaataggcctagcaacaagcacttttaaattgtcaagttttaaatattaccttaatctaaatatcagagcaatttattgatgcagttattattattcttaaaaacattgaactattatagatatgtcaaacttaataataagaattcacaaaaggatcgtcaaacaccaaaattgtataaaaaaacttggtaccctaaaaacaatgtgaatttttttactatttatatataataatatttacagagATATTAAGAGGATAGACGTGGTCGTATACCTCCTGTAAAGGAGAgtgaaatgcgacctgtagagtcGAACACCCGAACATACAAAAGCATTTTTACCCAAGCTGAACCGGAGACCGAATCGCTAACCTAAGAATTTCAAACAGTCGGAACCAAAGAATTGCCACACAAGTACCTATACATAAGTTACATAAGTTGTGGCTTTCTGATGACTTGTGTTGTACATAGTTgagtactaagattatttatttagttgtgataatatatatatatatgtatatatatatatatatatatatatatatatatatatatatatttataggtatatatttgtctttatatggatatgtattgtatatatatatatatatatatattatatgtttattttatattctagattacaggttttaattatttacgtttgtaataattgaaccataatttactttctgttcatagtgttcgtttgtctatcttgatctgtttattgtttcattctcaattgctcaaaggttgactggaagagatcccttatagggataagtccgcctttgtacattgtatatatttttgttcttttattgtgtttgtaatctgtcttatgtacaataaagtatttacatacatacatacattacctAAACTATAAACATTATTACAAGTTATCATAATTTTGTGAACAATTACCAACCAGATTCAATTTCCTTATACGTGctatacaaaaaacattaaatgcGGTAGCCATAAGATCCAGAATCCTTTATAGACCGCAAACTGCCATGTTACGCCGCAAAACGTACGTTTGTGTAATATTACTGCGCGTTTCTCGTTGCAGTTGTTTCACAGACATATttagaaataaatgtttttcaacacacttgctcgtagcgtagtagatggatacagaccaaggtaaaaacgtgcctcgaaaatcaagaaaatttgattctcgaacagatggcgccactacctatGGCCTAccctcgaatagatggcgttgacggtttcgtttgttatttaacaattttaacgcatatcagtgaaagaacatgggtcaaaatcatataaaaataattaatgcaaataaaaaaaaatgtatccataggtaatacattttatggtatttttatacatcttcatttttagttttaatcgtgtgtcgatagatggatGGAATTTACTgtgcctacaaaatttactatgacagtaccgctctatctttattagcttttttcctcgcaagtgtgttgaaaaacgtcgtattaAACACGTATGCATTGGACATTACACACATCAGCTTACTTATTGAGAATTCGCTTTCAGCTcacgcgcacaatatcgcctagGGTGTAATGACCAACATAGCACACTTGTATATGTactattatatgtatactacTACATAACCCCTCGAGcggcaaataaatatttaaaattttcgcgccgtgcggcgcggcgtgttttccatattaaaaatggcggcccgCCGCACGCGCGGTTGTCAGAGAGCGTCCCATTCGAGGTAGCTTGCCGCCCGAGGGGTTAATGTAACAAAAACTAAGTGGATGTAATAGGTTCTTTATGAAAGATTGGAAAtccaaaataagaaaaacaaaagaataataaaaaacatctCCTCATTTGAGGTCGGTCGGAAGACCTTTATTAGGAAATAGATAGCTAGCTACATGGGAATGTTTCACATAGAAGACAGCTAGTTTACAGTAATTACATAATATTCGTATATGCCATATTTGTTAAcagtattaaggatgactcacgttagaacgggcCGGGTCCGGGCCAAGGaatccgacacttcgttttctatagaaagcattaCATGATCACCGGTCACCTTTCATACCTTACCTATTTGCTGCCGGAACCTGTATGTGAAAGCTTCAACCATATGTACTCCTGCGTGATCTATTAAGATAAATGTCTGTGATGTAACGTGAACGTTGCGGTCGTAAAGGCAAGTGATGAGTGTAACGACATGTATTACAGCGTACCGTGCCTTAACTACTGGGGCAGCTACAGTGGGGGAGAATGTACTGTGGCATTGATTCAGCGGATGATTAAATAGGGGATCAGGCTGCTATTAGAATAAATTATGTGTGTTCTCCGATCgcagctcgctgagcactgagcggacGGCCGTGCGCGGCCGGGGTTACGGATATcattgttttttgttattaaattaaaaaaaaatcgatgattccgatcaaaaataacattacgcatgtttacagtctggcaaaaaagagtagattttaaaaagtggcaaaattgtagtgtcgtcccgtttttcttagattgatttgaatgggacgacactacagtgttgccactttttaatttttactcttttttgccagactgtagaaGCAATTGTCAAAAGCTTTTGTgcaaagaataaaaaaaatgcaatggtGCATTTTAGACCATTGTTCGTGTCTATCAAGTGAAAgtcgatgaagttactagagaaaggctGAGTTTGGGTAACAGAGTAGGACATTGCTATAAAATAGCTCAAATCAGAGTGGCGTAACTTAAGACATATCTTATACAAACTATATCTctaaaaatagttataaataaataaattacctacGTGTGCATTTTTGcttctagtataaaataattataaatgcacaacgtatcagcattgagacagcgaggaaatgccgccagcatccttggtacaatgcctcaaggtcctattttagatttaag
This genomic window contains:
- the LOC134755623 gene encoding heat shock protein 67B1-like is translated as MHKYVALALLLLAGAQARKHHHKHEDPFAALDQQLSHSLAFHYLWPWSQLVQAAAAMDDEDNLEEPQITSDPKGFEINMNVKRFKPEELRVKVKDQYIIVEGRHRVTSDNTRFMANHFVQRFNLPPGTKQEEVKAVLKENGILSISAPRHEVPPPPPERIVPIEVRLPQPSSEKPTETPTDASTEKIETSSEKLETTPEKIETPTEKIEASSEKIETSSKKVPEMELEASTEKEESLLEFQLADKGHHVGKIRKKELKNTSKHVKDNEVSKGDGNGLDYALIEAEE